Proteins from one Carassius auratus strain Wakin unplaced genomic scaffold, ASM336829v1 scaf_tig00033242, whole genome shotgun sequence genomic window:
- the LOC113081143 gene encoding GTPase IMAP family member 2, producing the protein MRRGSMSHPPQFSELNIVLWGPTGAGKSASGNTILGGDRETFEEHHHFTSETKTCASAQTVVDRRAITVIDTAVKITDVQTQIEQIVQSTPLDVFLLVIKLGETFTKEKHQAVKSVQEKLGAKVLKHTIVLFTHADQLHESVEDHLGDCEALRSVVHQCSGGFHVFNNKDGDRAQVTELLEKMESLRRRNGDRRYTEQDYKRRRRDLWLKKCDVFVAIALAAATVLVLAGAVLREGAGAVDGGAALERADVWRSAGVGEAAMMMASARTAPAGLLGAAGGAALLAVAACAGLYFLARKYLSRGNDKSD; encoded by the exons ATGAGGCGAGGAAGCATGTCTCATCCTCCACAGT TCTCAGAGCTCAATATTGTGCTGTGGGGTCCGACTGGAGCAGGGAAGAGTGCCTCAGGAAACACCATCCTCGGTGGAGACAGAGAGACATTCGAGGAACATCATCATTTTACGTCTGAGACCAAAACCTGTGCATCAGCACAAACAGTGGTGGACAGACGAGCCATCACTGTGATCGACACCgctgtgaagattacagatgtgCAGACACAAATAGAGCAGATAGTACAGAGCACACCGCTCGATGTGTTTCTGCTGGTGATCAAACTGGGTGAGACGTTCACCAAGGAGAAACACCAAGCTGTGAAGAGCGTCCAGGAGAAGCTTGGAGCCAAGGTCTTGAAACACACAATAGTGCTCTTCACTCACGCCGATCAGTTACACGAGTCGGTCGAAGATCATCTGGGAGACTGTGAAGCGCTGCGGTCAGTAGTCCATCAGTGTTCAGGAGGATTTCATGTGTTTAATAACAAGGATGGAGATCGAGCTCAAGTCACCGAGCTTCTGGAGAAGATGGAGTCTCTGAGGAGGAGGAATGGAGACAGGAGATACACTGAGCAGGACtacaagaggaggaggagagatcTCTGGCTCAAGAAGTGTGACGTCTTCGTAGCGATAGCTTTAGCAGCAGCAACAGTGTTAGTTTTAGCTGGAGCAGTATTAAGAGAAGGAGCTGGAGCTGTAGACGGAGGAGCAGCGTTAGAAAGAGCAGATGTGTGGAGATCTGCAGGAGTCGGAGAAGCAGCGATGATGATGGCGTCGGCTCGAACAGCACCAGCAGGGTTACTGGGAGCAGCGGGAGGTGCAGCTCTTCTGGCGGTCGCAGCTTGTGCTGGACTCTACTTTCTGGCAAGAAAATATCTCTCTAGAGGAAATGATAAGAGTGACTAA
- the LOC113081144 gene encoding mitochondrial dicarboxylate carrier-like, with product MSEQRMSRWYFGGIASCGAACCTHPLDLLKVHLQTQQEVRMRMVGLAIHVVKNDGVLALYNGLSASLCRQMSYSLTRFAIYETVRDVMGSGGQGPMPFYQKVLLGAFGGFTGGFIGTPADMVNVRMQNDMKLPAEQRRNYKHALDGLFRVWREEGTRKLFSGASMASSRGALVTVGQLACYDQAKQLVLGTGLMGDNILTHFLSSFIAGGCATFLCQPLDVIKTRLMNSKGEYRGVIHCLTETAKLGPLAFYKGLVPAGIRLIPHTVLTFVFLEQLKKYFGIRVLS from the exons ATGTCGGAGCAGCGGATGTCGCGCTGGTACTTCGGTGGGATCGCGTCGTGCGGAGCCGCCTGCTGCACGCACCCGCTGGACCTGCTCAAG GTGCACCTGCAGACGCAGCAGgaggtgaggatgaggatggttGGCCTGGCCATACACGTGGTGAAGAACGACGGTGTGCTGGCGCTGTATAACGGCCTCAGCGCCTCGCTCTGCAGACAG ATGTCGTATTCTCTCACCAGGTTTGCCATCTATGAGACGGTCAGGGATGTGATGGGCAGCGGCGGTCAGGGACCCATGCCCTTCTATCAGAAAGTGCTGCTGGGAGCGTTcggag GCTTCACCGGCGGCTTCATCGGGACTCCAGCGGATATGGTCAACGTCCG GATGCAGAACGATATGAAGCTTCCCGCCGAGCAGAGGAGAAA CTATAAACACGCGCTGGACGGACTCTTCCGGGTCTGGCGGGAAG AGGGAACCAGGAAGCTGTTTTCAGGAGCCTCTATGGCGTCCAGCAGAGGAGCCCTGGTCACCGTCGGACAG cTGGCGTGTTATGATCAGGCCAAGCAGCTGGTGTTGGGCACAGGACTCATGGGAGATAACATACTCACACACTTCCTGTCCAGCTTCATCGCT gggGGTTGTGCGACGTTCCTCTGCCAGCCGCTGGATGTAATAAAGACCAGATTGATGAACTCTAAAGGAGAATACCGA GGTGTGATTCACTGCCTGACTGAAACTGCCAAACTGGGACCACTAGCCTTCTACAAG GGTTTAGTTCCCGCCGGGATCCGCTTGATTCCTCACACGGTCCTGACCTTCGTCTTCCTGGAGCAGCTGAAGAAATACTTCGGCATAAGGGTGCTCAGCTGA